In one Magallana gigas chromosome 9, xbMagGiga1.1, whole genome shotgun sequence genomic region, the following are encoded:
- the LOC136271584 gene encoding uncharacterized protein, whose translation MRSKLPSLPSGRTEKTLDDMNNYGIGTSVSNIRKRSPNLSLSSLRSVFSIQQNSLWKLDESLEEVFGIDSKKCKDILQKAGLSSLGKQVTSEVFDILSSAIALLLIYKTIVPELFPLDFSNPNTMETAYTMVKERLEGMSSENASLVESLRSSVAVYTAKRQKYNLVCSMLELGHSWEVVASKMLGYTSS comes from the exons ATGAGATCCAAACTACCTTCCTTACCTAGTGGACGGACAGAAAAAA CACTGGACGACATGAACAACTATGGTATAGGGACGTCAGTCAGTAACATCAGGAAGAGGTCCCCCAACCTCAGTCTCTCCTCTCTTAGATCCGTGTTCAGTATCCAACAG AACAGTTTATGGAAGCTTGATGAGAGTTTAGAAGAGGTGTTTGGAATTGACAGCAAAAAATGCAAGGACATCCTTCAGAAAGCTGGCCTATCTTCACTAG GTAAACAAGTAACATCAGAGGTGTTCGACATCCTCTCCTCTGCTATAGCCCTGCTCCTCATATACAAAACAATCGTCCCAGAGTTATTCCCTCTGGATTTTTCTAACCCAAACACCATGGAAACAGCTTACACAATGGTGAAAGAGAGGTTAGAGGGAATGAGCAGTGAGAATGCATCACTGGTGGAATCACTGAGGAGTTCTGTAGCGGTATACACGGCCAAGAGGCAGAAGTACAACTTGGTCTGCAGCATGCTGGAATTAGGTCACTCTTGGGAGGTAGTGGCCAGTAAGATGCTTGGGTATACATCTTCATAA